In the genome of Spodoptera frugiperda isolate SF20-4 chromosome 22, AGI-APGP_CSIRO_Sfru_2.0, whole genome shotgun sequence, one region contains:
- the LOC118279617 gene encoding uncharacterized protein LOC118279617 isoform X1: MGENQAVKMQLGAFIFLIYLVVPAIFAEDVSYQACVDKYSRKGYQPWQEWSDHYTCHRYRCEIRDGKYFIAAVGCRKPKIPENALECHEYIEDENVEFPTCCARLRCVVEVNGERIVQTRGQPGELFPDKPWKGQQNEPNPAVVGMSGIQQNTVGGEPQGQPAPGIFNSRGAADGNDINGRRYVDPYPNQPMQESPRKKRSTVYPLFDKTNGRESSSYQLHQVKIHGYSPEKYTSYFTNNNLKSLTNPKLPLNIMS, from the exons ATGG GTGAAAATCAAGCTGTAAAAATGCAGCTGGGAgcgtttattttcttaatatacCTCGTAGTTCCCGCCATTTTTGCTGAAGACGTAAGCT ACCAAGCGTGTGTTGATAAATACTCAAGAAAAGGCTACCAACCTTGGCAAGAATGGTCTGATCATTACACGTGTCATAGATATAGATGCGAGATTCGAGATGGGAAGTACTTCATAGCTGCTGTTGG ATGTAGAAAGCCGAAAATACCGGAGAACGCATTGGAATGTCATGAATACATTGAAGACGAGAATGTTG AGTTTCCAACTTGCTGCGCTCGTCTAAGGTGCGTCGTGGAAGTGAACGGTGAAAGAATTGTACAAACGAGAGGACAACCCGGTGAACTCTTCCCTGACAA GCCATGGAAAGGCCAACAGAACGAGCCTAACCCAGCCGTGGTGGGAATGAGCGGCATACAGCAAAACACTGTCGGAGGTGAGCCCCAGGGTCAGCCCGCGCCAGGCATCTTCAACAGTAGAGGAGCAG CGGATGGCAACGATATTAATGGACGGCGCTACGTTGACCCTTACCCCAACCAACCTATGCAAGAGTCACCAAGAAAGAAGAGATCTACGGTCTACCCACTGTTTGATAAGACAAATGGCCGTGAATCCAGCTCTTACCAACTTCACCAAGTCAAAATACACGGATATTCCCCTGAGAAATATACTTCTTACTTCActaataataatcttaaaagTTTAACAAATCCTAAATTGCCACTTAATATAATGTCAtaa
- the LOC118279617 gene encoding uncharacterized protein LOC118279617 isoform X2: MGENQAVKMQLGAFIFLIYLVVPAIFAEDVSYQACVDKYSRKGYQPWQEWSDHYTCHRYRCEIRDGKYFIAAVGCRKPKIPENALECHEYIEDENVEFPTCCARLRCVVEVNGERIVQTRGQPGELFPDKPWKGQQNEPNPAVVGMSGIQQNTVGADGNDINGRRYVDPYPNQPMQESPRKKRSTVYPLFDKTNGRESSSYQLHQVKIHGYSPEKYTSYFTNNNLKSLTNPKLPLNIMS; encoded by the exons ATGG GTGAAAATCAAGCTGTAAAAATGCAGCTGGGAgcgtttattttcttaatatacCTCGTAGTTCCCGCCATTTTTGCTGAAGACGTAAGCT ACCAAGCGTGTGTTGATAAATACTCAAGAAAAGGCTACCAACCTTGGCAAGAATGGTCTGATCATTACACGTGTCATAGATATAGATGCGAGATTCGAGATGGGAAGTACTTCATAGCTGCTGTTGG ATGTAGAAAGCCGAAAATACCGGAGAACGCATTGGAATGTCATGAATACATTGAAGACGAGAATGTTG AGTTTCCAACTTGCTGCGCTCGTCTAAGGTGCGTCGTGGAAGTGAACGGTGAAAGAATTGTACAAACGAGAGGACAACCCGGTGAACTCTTCCCTGACAA GCCATGGAAAGGCCAACAGAACGAGCCTAACCCAGCCGTGGTGGGAATGAGCGGCATACAGCAAAACACTGTCGGAG CGGATGGCAACGATATTAATGGACGGCGCTACGTTGACCCTTACCCCAACCAACCTATGCAAGAGTCACCAAGAAAGAAGAGATCTACGGTCTACCCACTGTTTGATAAGACAAATGGCCGTGAATCCAGCTCTTACCAACTTCACCAAGTCAAAATACACGGATATTCCCCTGAGAAATATACTTCTTACTTCActaataataatcttaaaagTTTAACAAATCCTAAATTGCCACTTAATATAATGTCAtaa
- the LOC118279615 gene encoding uncharacterized protein LOC118279615 isoform X1, with amino-acid sequence MREKQFVVYFATDFAMCFQLHKLRSKKLTIVFPIHCCVIKPTLFISNFKTLRLNDDELTSPSSDEKMDTGSESFRSQDTPNSVLSSDFEGDHPESNGVLRLQNPEIHRLTESDKFNDSLISKMSNLHLDSPRPKNLGISPPKFSSTLTLTTNHPLMSPDENYPDLIPKKVPKIDEEKDLSLSSIEDERANENNGFYSPQRNTSKNNLYFTEQFVTAESQDFTGLDLTVPPDVARVDKLERRKIVPKLRDGTPQKVDAMLKFIDEKTKQSTPKSLPVDITVNEEFHSVAEWCESPSHLRSMPNFELPIEMSSSIGMHNDLDSPDVISASTQEDRSAYQALLDPYTGSVALRHTPAPHRSPGTQRRKIQLPPEEDRCSLDSVSACSMESEDEPADPQELEPAPVNQHLVLSDDEGSKMSKSTNTLSEGSDPIPEYSAAEELSNERAWITVPRPGGHVTCDMKVIEPYKRVISHGGYDGGGAALIVFSACHLPDCARPDYTYCMDNLFLYVIWTLERLVTDEYVLVYLHGSAGRRRLPTFHWLHECYKLIDRRLRKSLKHLYLVHPTFWLKSFVILTKPFVSSKFFRKLSYVRSLAELMQKVPVEPNAIPELVKQYDATRR; translated from the exons ATGAGGGAAAAACAGTTTGTTGTGTACTTTGCCACCGATTTCGCGATGTGTTTTCAGTTGCATAAGTTACGTTCTAAGAAGTTGACCATTGTCTTTCCCATTCATTGTTGTGTGATAAAGCCAACCTTATTCATCAG TAACTTCAAAACCCTGCGCTTAAATGACGACGAACTAACATCACCATCCTCTGATGAGAAGATGGACACAGGATCCGAATCCTTCCGATCTCAAGATACTCCCAACTCGGTCCTATCATCCGACTTCGAGGGAGACCATCCAGAATCGAACGGGGTCTTAAGACTCCAGAACCCAGAAATCCATCGTTTAACGGAATCGGATAAATTTAACGATAGTCTTATaagtaaaatgtccaatttacaCCTAGATTCGCCTAGACCTAAGAATCTGGGAATTAGTCCACCAAAATTCAGCTCGACTTTAACGCTGACGACGAATCACCCCCTTATGAGTCCGGATGAGAATTATCCGGATCTGATCCCCAAAAAAGTTCCGAAAATCGATGAGGAAAAAGACTTGAGTCTTTCTAGCATTGAAGATGAGAGGGCCAATGAAAACAATGGCTTCTACAGTCCACAGAGGAATACTTCCaagaataatttgtattttacgGAACAATTTGTGACGGCTGAAAGTCAGGACTTCACTGGTTTGGACCTCACAGTGCCTCCGGACGTAGCGAGGGTGGATAAGCTGGAACGGCGGAAGATAGTCCCGAAGCTAAGAGATGGGACCCCTCAGAAGGTCGATGCCATGTTGAAGTTCATCGATGAGAAGACCAAACAGAGTACGCCCAAGTCTTTGCCGGTGGATATAACTGTTAATGAGGAGTTTCATTCG GTGGCCGAGTGGTGCGAGTCTCCGTCCCATCTTAGATCGATGCCCAACTTCGAGCTGCCGATCGAAATGTCCAGCAGTATAGGAATGCATAAC GACTTAGACTCCCCAGACGTGATATCAGCATCTACACAAGAGGATAGGTCGGCGTACCAGGCGCTCCTGGACCCTTACACCGGCAGCGTCGCGTTGCGCCACACTCCGGCGCCGCACCGGAGTCCTGGAACACAACGGAGGAAGATACAACTG CCACCAGAAGAAGACAGATGCAGCCTGGACAGCGTCAGCGCCTGTTCCATGGAGTCCGAGGACGAGCCAGCCGACCCTCAGGAGTTGGAGCCGGCACCCGTCAACCAGCACCTGGTACTTAGTGACGATGAGGGGAGCAAAAT GTCAAAATCAACGAACACTCTATCAGAAGGCAGCGACCCCATCCCGGAGTACTCCGCGGCCGAGGAGTTGAGCAACGAGCGCGCCTGGATCACCGTGCCGCGCCCCGGGGGACACGTCACTTGTGATATGAAG GTCATTGAACCGTACAAGCGCGTGATATCGCACGGGGGCTACGACGGCGGCGGGGCGGCGCTCATAGTGTTCAGCGCGTGCCACCTGCCCGACTGCGCGCGCCCCGACTACACCTACTGTATGGACAATCTGTTCCT CTACGTGATCTGGACGCTAGAGCGTCTGGTGACGGACGAGTACGTGCTGGTGTACCTGCACGGCAGCGCGGGCCGGAGGCGGCTGCCCACCTTCCACTGGCTGCACGAGTGTTACAAGCTTATTGATAGAAG ATTACGTAAAAGCCTGAAACACCTGTATCTCGTACATCCAACGTTTTGGCTGAAATCTTTTGTCATATTGACAAAGCCTTTTGTGAG TTCAAAATTCTTCCGCAAGTTATCCTACGTCAGGAGTCTAGCGGAGCTGATGCAGAAGGTGCCAGTGGAACCGAACGCAATCCCCGAGCTTGTCAAACAGTACGACGCTACTCGACGGTAG
- the LOC118279615 gene encoding protein prune homolog 2 isoform X2: MSNFKTLRLNDDELTSPSSDEKMDTGSESFRSQDTPNSVLSSDFEGDHPESNGVLRLQNPEIHRLTESDKFNDSLISKMSNLHLDSPRPKNLGISPPKFSSTLTLTTNHPLMSPDENYPDLIPKKVPKIDEEKDLSLSSIEDERANENNGFYSPQRNTSKNNLYFTEQFVTAESQDFTGLDLTVPPDVARVDKLERRKIVPKLRDGTPQKVDAMLKFIDEKTKQSTPKSLPVDITVNEEFHSVAEWCESPSHLRSMPNFELPIEMSSSIGMHNDLDSPDVISASTQEDRSAYQALLDPYTGSVALRHTPAPHRSPGTQRRKIQLPPEEDRCSLDSVSACSMESEDEPADPQELEPAPVNQHLVLSDDEGSKMSKSTNTLSEGSDPIPEYSAAEELSNERAWITVPRPGGHVTCDMKVIEPYKRVISHGGYDGGGAALIVFSACHLPDCARPDYTYCMDNLFLYVIWTLERLVTDEYVLVYLHGSAGRRRLPTFHWLHECYKLIDRRLRKSLKHLYLVHPTFWLKSFVILTKPFVSSKFFRKLSYVRSLAELMQKVPVEPNAIPELVKQYDATRR, translated from the exons ATGAG TAACTTCAAAACCCTGCGCTTAAATGACGACGAACTAACATCACCATCCTCTGATGAGAAGATGGACACAGGATCCGAATCCTTCCGATCTCAAGATACTCCCAACTCGGTCCTATCATCCGACTTCGAGGGAGACCATCCAGAATCGAACGGGGTCTTAAGACTCCAGAACCCAGAAATCCATCGTTTAACGGAATCGGATAAATTTAACGATAGTCTTATaagtaaaatgtccaatttacaCCTAGATTCGCCTAGACCTAAGAATCTGGGAATTAGTCCACCAAAATTCAGCTCGACTTTAACGCTGACGACGAATCACCCCCTTATGAGTCCGGATGAGAATTATCCGGATCTGATCCCCAAAAAAGTTCCGAAAATCGATGAGGAAAAAGACTTGAGTCTTTCTAGCATTGAAGATGAGAGGGCCAATGAAAACAATGGCTTCTACAGTCCACAGAGGAATACTTCCaagaataatttgtattttacgGAACAATTTGTGACGGCTGAAAGTCAGGACTTCACTGGTTTGGACCTCACAGTGCCTCCGGACGTAGCGAGGGTGGATAAGCTGGAACGGCGGAAGATAGTCCCGAAGCTAAGAGATGGGACCCCTCAGAAGGTCGATGCCATGTTGAAGTTCATCGATGAGAAGACCAAACAGAGTACGCCCAAGTCTTTGCCGGTGGATATAACTGTTAATGAGGAGTTTCATTCG GTGGCCGAGTGGTGCGAGTCTCCGTCCCATCTTAGATCGATGCCCAACTTCGAGCTGCCGATCGAAATGTCCAGCAGTATAGGAATGCATAAC GACTTAGACTCCCCAGACGTGATATCAGCATCTACACAAGAGGATAGGTCGGCGTACCAGGCGCTCCTGGACCCTTACACCGGCAGCGTCGCGTTGCGCCACACTCCGGCGCCGCACCGGAGTCCTGGAACACAACGGAGGAAGATACAACTG CCACCAGAAGAAGACAGATGCAGCCTGGACAGCGTCAGCGCCTGTTCCATGGAGTCCGAGGACGAGCCAGCCGACCCTCAGGAGTTGGAGCCGGCACCCGTCAACCAGCACCTGGTACTTAGTGACGATGAGGGGAGCAAAAT GTCAAAATCAACGAACACTCTATCAGAAGGCAGCGACCCCATCCCGGAGTACTCCGCGGCCGAGGAGTTGAGCAACGAGCGCGCCTGGATCACCGTGCCGCGCCCCGGGGGACACGTCACTTGTGATATGAAG GTCATTGAACCGTACAAGCGCGTGATATCGCACGGGGGCTACGACGGCGGCGGGGCGGCGCTCATAGTGTTCAGCGCGTGCCACCTGCCCGACTGCGCGCGCCCCGACTACACCTACTGTATGGACAATCTGTTCCT CTACGTGATCTGGACGCTAGAGCGTCTGGTGACGGACGAGTACGTGCTGGTGTACCTGCACGGCAGCGCGGGCCGGAGGCGGCTGCCCACCTTCCACTGGCTGCACGAGTGTTACAAGCTTATTGATAGAAG ATTACGTAAAAGCCTGAAACACCTGTATCTCGTACATCCAACGTTTTGGCTGAAATCTTTTGTCATATTGACAAAGCCTTTTGTGAG TTCAAAATTCTTCCGCAAGTTATCCTACGTCAGGAGTCTAGCGGAGCTGATGCAGAAGGTGCCAGTGGAACCGAACGCAATCCCCGAGCTTGTCAAACAGTACGACGCTACTCGACGGTAG
- the LOC126912131 gene encoding uncharacterized protein LOC126912131 yields MDLYTKLSSCMEELSTTFTSRMAAYEEELKSVNSSEASHKNIASLSKDYTEFKGLMLKTISALKMQVELLSLGLDRHEMASRRQVLLLHGLPEEKDEDYTSRALTVVADKLKMPNVSSADIVSCHRLGADTSKPRPLLIRFQSHSLRSEVWRSKTLLKGSGLVFSEFLTKPRHDAFLAARKHFGMKQCWTSEGKIVVLLPDKSRRKIESPAELQQLARQFPTSVTSTGEPTAGAQSSSTANKSPSGKRPRRQAK; encoded by the coding sequence ATGGACCTATACACGAAATTGTCAAGCTGTATGGAGGAACTGAGCACCACTTTTACTTCCCGGATGGCTGCCTATGAGGAGGAGTTGAAGAGTGTGAACAGTAGTGAGGCTTCACATAAGAACATTGCAAGCCTCTCAAAGGACTACACCGAGTTCAAGGGCCTCATGTTGAAGACAATAAGTGCCCTTAAAATGCAGGTGGAACTGTTGTCACTGGGCCTAGATCGACACGAAATGGCTTCTCGCAGGCAGGTTCTCCTTCTTCATGGTCTTCCAGAAGAGAAGGATGAAGACTATACATCTCGGGCTCTTACAGTTGTAGCGGACAAGTTAAAGATGCCCAATGTCTCTTCTGCAGACATTGTGTCATGTCATCGTCTGGGAGCCGACACGAGCAAGCCACGTCCTCTTCTAATTAGATTCCAGAGCCACAGTCTACGCAGTGAAGTGTGGCGAAGCAAGACTCTGTTAAAGGGCTCTGGACTGGTTTTCTCGGAGTTCCTGACCAAGCCCCGACATGACGCTTTCCTGGCCGCCCGCAAGCATTTTGGGATGAAGCAGTGCTGGACATCTGAGGGCAAGATAGTGGTATTGCTACCAGACAAGTCGCGGCGGAAAATAGAATCTCCAGCTGAGCTACAACAACTAGCGAGACAGTTTCCGACATCTGTTACTTCTACTGGTGAGCCGACAGCGGGCGCACAGTCAAGTTCAACAGCCAACAAGTCTCCATCAGGCAAGAGACCGCGAAGGCAAGCAAAATAA